The following coding sequences are from one Dreissena polymorpha isolate Duluth1 chromosome 8, UMN_Dpol_1.0, whole genome shotgun sequence window:
- the LOC127842642 gene encoding uncharacterized protein LOC127842642, translating into MLNASVKTVNAAGAALGSPCTTTTDCDDAVTSITCDTTIASPKCALGPTADCTADQQSCVNGATCVSNECTCGTDYTDGTNGICKAKLGIPCIDTAGCDVGTVVFVICDTSLSAPVCAIAAGGTCSGATTNCISPATCTGSSNTICECPSTYETLADGSCYICSGAMTAGVSVAIALMTLLVALM; encoded by the exons ATGCTGAATGCGTCTGTCAAGACCGTTAATGCTGCTGGAG CTGCTCTTGGTTCGCCATGTACCACGACCACGGACTGCGACGATGCCGTGACTTCAATAACTTGTGACACCACAATTGCTTCCCCGAAATGTGCCTTAG GACCTACAGCAGATTGCACTGCTGACCAACAGAGTTGTGTCAACGGAGCTACATGTGTCAGTAATGAATGCACTTGTGGCACTGACTACACCGACGGAACAAACGGGATCTGCAAAGCAA AACTTGGAATACCATGCATTGACACGGCTGGTTGTGATGTTGGAACTGTCGTTTTTGTTATCTGCGACACGTCTCTTTCTGCGCCCGTGTGTGCTATTG CTGCTGGTGGTACGTGCTCGGGGGCCACTACCAATTGTATCAGCCCTGCCACCTGCACCGGATCTTCAAACACCATATGCGAATGTCCATCTACATACGAAACCCTGGCTGACGGCTCATGCTACATATGTT ctGGAGCCATGACAGCCGGAGTTTCTGTTGCGATTGCCCTGATGACATTGCTTGTAGCGCTCATGTAA